AGTTTCATATGCTGGTTGATATGTTGTGTGCAGTTGCTCCGAATGTGGGCAAACTTCTGAAGCTTCTTCTAATGTGGAGGATTTTTATGAACTGGAATTGAATGTGAAGGGTTTAAAAAGCTTGGATGAAAGTCTAAGTGATTACCTCTGCGAGGAAAAACTTGAAGGGGACAATCAATATTTCTGCGAGTCGTGTGGGAAAAGAGTTGATGCTACACGCAGTATTAAACTACGCACACTTCCTCCCATACTAAATTTCCAGCTTAAGCgttgtgtctttcttcaaaaGGTACTTCGGCAAATTTTTTCTATTCTCTATCTTCCACTATATTACTGCTTAAGCCATCAGTTAAATTTACCTGTAAAATTTTAAATCAAACAGAATTTGACCTGTATAATTTAACAAACTCTTCTCGTGTGGGATTATTGGTTTGATTAGTAAAACATATTCTGAGCTGATTAACACGTATTTGTATTTCGCTTATAAAGTTTGGCTGATGACAAGAAAAATAATTCTCCAGTGCTTTTGACCTCTTAACCTTGGGAAATTTTGAATCTTAACAAGGCAATACTTTTACTCCGTATTATTGTATATTTCTCATTTCTTAATCTCCTCATTTCTTCTGTTTATATTCATGATTTATCGTTTTCTGTGATACTTTCTGGTTCTATTAACTTTCCCTACTTGAAATCACTTGTTGAATTTCTACTATCACACAGTTTAATGGGTCAAATTACTGATCTTGAAGTTTAGGTGTCCGGTACTTTAAGCTTCCGGTTGCCACAATTGAGTGAGCTTGATATAAGAAAAAGCTGAATGATCACAGAACAGCTGATGCATATTCGGCGGTGGAGCAAAGGGTTGTTTTCCTCATTTGCTTTTTTGGTCATATGTAGCAAAGGGTAGTTTTTGTCATTTGCTTTATTGGTCATATGTAGCAATATTTGGAGCTAATTGAAAGGGGCTGACCTAAAATTACaggattaaaaattaaaaatgtgGATATATTGGGGTTTAGGGTAGTCTCCAAAATCTGATGCTACTTATTTTTTCTCCCTTCTTTTGTTCTTTCCGTCTCTCTGTTTGATATGATGGCTTTTTATAGTTCTCTCTGTACTGGTTCTTCTCTGTGGCGTGCTGAGGATGGAAATTAGGATTTTGATATGAGGCTTATGCCTTTATCTCTGTTTGAAAAACATTTCTGCCAAAATTTCAGCAATTTTTTCTTGTGTAGGTTCCCTTTTCACTGATTTTATTAATAATCCTTTCTTCTTATATGTCTAGACAACAACCAAAAAGAAAATCACATCTGCATTTTCTTTTCCGCAAGAGCTGGACATGGGACAAAGGCTCTCAGATGCATCTGAATCAGATCTGATTTATGGTTTATCTGCTGTACTTGTCCACAAGGGTACTGCTGTTAATAGTGGCCATTATGTTGCCCATATAAAGGACGAAAGCAGCGGGCAGTGGTGGGAATTCGATGATGAACATGTTTCGAGTTTAGGTAGTCATCCTTTTGGAGGAAGGTCATCAAATCCCATCACAAAAACTGATGCATCTACTACTGAAGTAAATAATTCTATTGCAGATGACAATAACGCTAATGTTGGTCAGGTTCAGTCTTCGAGCGTAAATGGCTATGTGGAAACTTATACCTCAAGTGATGCATACATGCTGATGTACACTCTTAGATCAAGAAAGGGTAACCAGAGTGGATTGTTGGAATATAATGTTAAGAATAATGGTGGCTCATTCACTGCAGATAGTGATGTTTCTCTTCCATCTCATCTTGCTGAAGAAGTAAGAACACTGAATGCTTCATATGTTGATGCATGTGAAAACTACAACTCCAGAAAAGAAAGAGAGGTAAACACCATGACAGAGAGGAGAGAGGAAGTTCGTTCTGTTCTAGCTGAAGCACCTGTTCTCTCCCTTGAGGAACCCTATTTCTGGATATCTATGGATTGGCTTCGCCAATGGGCTGACAGTGTGACTGCATCGTAAGTGAGAATGATTTCTTAATATCTAAATTCTCCCTTTTTTTTCTTATGTCTTTTTCCTTTCATTTACATATATGGCTCATGGACTCGAGGTGCTTGTTAGATGAGGTCTGCATTTGTTACTGTCTTCCCCTTTTCTTTTGGTGCTGTTTTAAGTAACTACTGTAGTTTATGGTTTCTTCATTTGGGAACTTACTTTCGAAAAAGTTGACTTGACGTTCATGATTGGATTCGAGTGATTCCGTATAATCTAAGCATGAAACCTATCAAAACGTGAATCTATTTTGGGCTGAGCAATAGGTTTTTCATAAATTTTTTTCTGGGAAAGGAAGCATGGTCAGGATGTTGCTTTACTAGCGAACTGTGAGATGTCTTTAAGAGCTGATGGGTAGGTGATTTACCAATTTGATAGATGCCAAGCATGATATATAAACCTAGTTTTTCGATTGCTTACTATGGAAGTGACGACTTTGCAGTAGAAGAATGAGAAAGAATGTTGAAAGACGCTTGTGTAAGAATTAGCATTGGTGGAGAAATGTGGTggataggttttttttttttgctgacgTCGGGACTATGACAAATGATAAATGTCGTTCTACTGTTTTTTGTTTTCTATGATGTCCTTCCTCTCTCAAGACACCTTATACTTGCGAAGGCGTCAACATCTATATATCTCATACTCCATACTTCACCAAAATATATCTTACAGGGAGAGGAAAAATCGAAGGCCATTAGTACTTGCATGTCATAGTGATCCCTTTTTACAACGATAAATTATTTATTAGTGCTTTGCTTGATTAGGTTTGCTTCTCATTTATTATCTCCTGGAAATGAACTATTTCTAGGATGCGTTCTATCTGAGCCTCTGGTAGTGGATTGCAATGCATGACTGCATGAGTCCACTTGTTTATCTATTCTATTGTTATTTTTACTATTCTATTCTTATTTTGGAATATTTTAAGGAATATTAAAAAACAACAGTTACGTGACCAATTCTTTGATCTCATGTAGTCCCATCAACAACAACAGTATCCAATGCTCACATGGGAAGATACCAGTTTCAAAGATCCCTTTTATAAAGCGGATTTCAGCTCAAGCTTGGGCCTTGCTGAATTCCAAGGTACAATTTTGTGAAGTTATCACCATTTAGGATACACAAGGCATAAACCAAGTGCCTTCTTGTTACCTACTATTTATTAGAATCTGGGTTTGGGTTGTGGGGTCACCATATGCTGTTAAATTTTGTTTATGCGAACCTAAGGATATGGCCATATGGGTTTTTGGATTGTCACACTCACCAATCTAGTGGTCTGATTTAATGAATTAATGAACCATGAGCTCTAATTATTTCTGTTGCTGGTCATGAGTAGGACTCAGTTAGTTTCATTGACAGCAAAGTAATTGTTAGAATGTATTTTCCAACCTGAACATGATAGATTAAACTTTCAGTCTGTACTTGTTCCATTTAAAATCTGTTATCTAGCCTTGACTTTGATGCGTCTTTTGTTATCTTACGATTGCTACACATGGCAGTATGGTGGAGGTCCTTGTCTGGGCAAGGATGCCAACTGCATTGATTGTTTGTTTGATTCTGCACGTGCAACGATTACTGCTGACAGCTACAGAGATAGGCGGGCAGTCTTGAACGAGCTTGCTGAAGCTTCTCTCGCAGGGAAATGTTCGGATGATAAACTTTACTATGTGTCTAGAAATTGGtaatatcttattttattttgtttttgctGCTTATATTTTCGTTTCTGACAACTTCCTGTGTTTCCTCGAAAGAATTTCGAGAGAGATCAAAATCTATATTTTCATCTTTGTAGCCTCTAGCATTCCGCCTTCATGTATTGCTTTTTTATCCTCTTTAATGGTCTCGACTGTTCTTAAGCTTGCATCTACAGGTAAAATGAAATCTAGCCTCCATATGAGGTTTCCCCTGTCATATTCTGTTTCCACGTTTTCCATGTACACAAAGTTGTGATGTGCTTTAAAGTGAACTATGTTCATTGACTTACATCTCAGCTTAAAAACTAAGCTGGTTTGGCATTAAGGAAATGCCAGATTGGCTTATCCGAGTCCTGCTATTTAATTTTATGTTCCTTGTTTTCTAATACtacctccaatccaatccaatccaatccaaactacccacTTACTTTTGGGTGGTCTTCAAGGCGACACTTTGACCGCGTTTTTCTTCCTTTGtactatataattttttttttgcaaaaaatataatttatgaaagatattttcataatacaactaaatatgtaaattttatcgttcaaagttttatatttttctgtggattaacggtcaaacttttcaaagtttgacctccaaaaagcaagtgggtagtttggattggattggagggagtattagtttgTTGCTTTATATTTGTTGCACAAATAAGTGTATCTTATGTGATAGGTTACAGCAGTGGTTAAGGCGAAAGGCTAGTGATTATCCTTCGGAGGCTGATGCAGGGCCTACAGCTTTAATAAGGTGCCGTCATGGATTTCTCAAGCCCGAGGAAGCTCCTGGTGCTAAGCACGTACTGGTTCCTGCGAGTCTCTGGAATTTTCTGCATGAGAATTCCAACTTGATGAAGCCTGATGATGAGTTAGGATGTTCAACCTTTGCATCAGATGCAGAAATTTGTAGTGTGTGTTATTTAGAGCTTTCTGAGATGACTTCCTTGGAGGATTCGCAAAGGTAGTTTCATAACTTCTATTGATGTTTACCTTGTGTGTGGCTGTGTGCTAATGAACCATGATTTATAGCTTGAGGATATAACTTTTTGTTCTCCACTGCAACTATCTACTTGTATATGGCGACATCCCCTTAGTGTTCTCGAATCATTTATCTCTTATATACATTCTAAATTGTTAACTTTGTGGTTGGACTGTTACTGATTCATTCTTCATGATGTAGAGCAAACAAGATTAAACAACGCCAGAACCATGAGAAATTAGCTATTGGAAAAGGCGTTCCTCTCATTCCTAAGTGCAAGTACTACTTGTTGCCATCTTCCTGGCTTTCAAAATGGAGAAACTATATTAATGCAAGTGGCAAAAACACTTCTTCCACTATCGAGCCAGAGAAATTGGACGGTGTCATTCGGTCACTTGTTTGTGACAAGGTAAACTTAGCAGTTATTTCAATGTGTTTCAGAGATACTCGCCTGCCACATAACTTTGGTTGTTAGCTGTATGGCATAGAGAATCCATCTTATGTAACTATTAAAAGATACTGTTGCTGCTGTGTATGAGAAGAGAGTATACCTGAAAAAACTGTGAACCTGCTATTCTCTCAAGTCTCAACTAATAGAATTCACGATTTTGTAGCTGTTCGGAATCTTTAAACGCAATTGGCTGAGATGTTCTTTATCTATATCTTTCAAATAGGTGGTGCTGGTTAAAAGACAGCGAATTGATTTTAAAGTACATTATTATGTTTACTGATTAAGACTTTGACATTTCCGTCTGATCCTGGTTTAGCATTCCCGGCTTCTGGAAAGGCCTCTGGACTTGCTGTGGAAACATGGGGTAGTCTCGCAGAAGGTTTCAATGGTGAGTGTTAGCTGTGATAGATACAGTTATTGGTATAAGCAATGTACATGCGATTTGTATTTATTAAGGCAGCTTagggcaaattttttttttctgcacctttttttttaaaataatatatCTAGTGTAAGTTTCACCCATTTTTTATTTCTGTTTATTTGCAGTGTCAGATGAATGGCCTAATGATAATAACAGAAAATGACTGGAAAAACTTCTGCAAGGAATGGGGAGGAAGAGAAGAAACTGGTTTAAAGGCTGAGATTGAATTTAGGCACCTAGGAGATCGCAATGTAGTTGGATCCTGCCAAGATATGCCCATTACAGTAGAGAATATAAACACTGATGAAAATATTGAACTTGAGTCTCGCGAGCCTGTGATTAAGACAACTCCTGAGGTAATCTCAGTTGCTCTCCTAAATTTAAAATTCATTTATGTTATGAGATGACGCCACCCTAAaatttttatttacttgtttttttttttggaggggGAACTGATCCTTATCTGTTTATTTACCCTCTTTTCTGTCTATTGGGACCCATTTTGGGTCATCGAGAAACT
The Silene latifolia isolate original U9 population chromosome 11, ASM4854445v1, whole genome shotgun sequence genome window above contains:
- the LOC141612008 gene encoding ubiquitin carboxyl-terminal hydrolase 26 isoform X1, which encodes MSRPSVRNKNKRKRPEDEIDEKTEILRRIHSTNQITDDDLGRLYNIRKTICTGCRINTKDNPNCLCGLIPPPNGSRKIGLWQKMSDVISSLGPDPANDLRCVDGVPAGLTNLGATCYANSILQFLYMNRAFREGIFSVEPEVLKQQPVLDQLARLFAQLYDSKRAFIDSAPFIKTLELDNDVQQDSHEFLTLLLSLLEQCLRHSGVPRAKTIVQDLFRGNMSHVTSCSECGQTSEASSNVEDFYELELNVKGLKSLDESLSDYLCEEKLEGDNQYFCESCGKRVDATRSIKLRTLPPILNFQLKRCVFLQKTTTKKKITSAFSFPQELDMGQRLSDASESDLIYGLSAVLVHKGTAVNSGHYVAHIKDESSGQWWEFDDEHVSSLGSHPFGGRSSNPITKTDASTTEVNNSIADDNNANVGQVQSSSVNGYVETYTSSDAYMLMYTLRSRKGNQSGLLEYNVKNNGGSFTADSDVSLPSHLAEEVRTLNASYVDACENYNSRKEREVNTMTERREEVRSVLAEAPVLSLEEPYFWISMDWLRQWADSVTASPINNNSIQCSHGKIPVSKIPFIKRISAQAWALLNSKYGGGPCLGKDANCIDCLFDSARATITADSYRDRRAVLNELAEASLAGKCSDDKLYYVSRNWLQQWLRRKASDYPSEADAGPTALIRCRHGFLKPEEAPGAKHVLVPASLWNFLHENSNLMKPDDELGCSTFASDAEICSVCYLELSEMTSLEDSQRANKIKQRQNHEKLAIGKGVPLIPKCKYYLLPSSWLSKWRNYINASGKNTSSTIEPEKLDGVIRSLVCDKHSRLLERPLDLLWKHGVVSQKVSMCQMNGLMIITENDWKNFCKEWGGREETGLKAEIEFRHLGDRNVVGSCQDMPITVENINTDENIELESREPVIKTTPEVCEDCIGERESCMLMQKLNYCNEDISVCFVRGKEAPKSIIEASENNVEADRRTSKRSRKTSFGNVKVFNVSGSTTVYQLKMMIWESFGVVKENQVLHKGSKVIEGDSDTLADVNVFSGDLLWVTDSEIHEYRDITDELSGQKVEVQRAEEGFRGTLLTFNST
- the LOC141612008 gene encoding ubiquitin carboxyl-terminal hydrolase 26 isoform X2, which produces MSRPSVRNKNKRKRPEDEIDEKTEILRRIHSTNQITDDDLGRLYNIRKTICTGCRINTKDNPNCLCGLIPPPNGSRKIGLWQKMSDVISSLGPDPANDLRCVDGVPAGLTNLGATCYANSILQFLYMNRAFREGIFSVEPEVLKQQPVLDQLARLFAQLYDSKRAFIDSAPFIKTLELDNDVQQDSHEFLTLLLSLLEQCLRHSGVPRAKTIVQDLFRGNMSHVTSCSECGQTSEASSNVEDFYELELNVKGLKSLDESLSDYLCEEKLEGDNQYFCESCGKRVDATRSIKLRTLPPILNFQLKRCVFLQKTTTKKKITSAFSFPQELDMGQRLSDASESDLIYGLSAVLVHKGTAVNSGHYVAHIKDESSGQWWEFDDEHVSSLDDNNANVGQVQSSSVNGYVETYTSSDAYMLMYTLRSRKGNQSGLLEYNVKNNGGSFTADSDVSLPSHLAEEVRTLNASYVDACENYNSRKEREVNTMTERREEVRSVLAEAPVLSLEEPYFWISMDWLRQWADSVTASPINNNSIQCSHGKIPVSKIPFIKRISAQAWALLNSKYGGGPCLGKDANCIDCLFDSARATITADSYRDRRAVLNELAEASLAGKCSDDKLYYVSRNWLQQWLRRKASDYPSEADAGPTALIRCRHGFLKPEEAPGAKHVLVPASLWNFLHENSNLMKPDDELGCSTFASDAEICSVCYLELSEMTSLEDSQRANKIKQRQNHEKLAIGKGVPLIPKCKYYLLPSSWLSKWRNYINASGKNTSSTIEPEKLDGVIRSLVCDKHSRLLERPLDLLWKHGVVSQKVSMCQMNGLMIITENDWKNFCKEWGGREETGLKAEIEFRHLGDRNVVGSCQDMPITVENINTDENIELESREPVIKTTPEVCEDCIGERESCMLMQKLNYCNEDISVCFVRGKEAPKSIIEASENNVEADRRTSKRSRKTSFGNVKVFNVSGSTTVYQLKMMIWESFGVVKENQVLHKGSKVIEGDSDTLADVNVFSGDLLWVTDSEIHEYRDITDELSGQKVEVQRAEEGFRGTLLTFNST